CGCAGCATCGGCGTGACCCAGCTCGGCTCCACGTTTCACTTCCAGATCGGCAACATTCTCGAGAAGGAAGGCCTCGCGCTCTCCGACGTGCGTATCGTGCCGCTGCAGGCGATACCGGCGACGGTGGAGGCGCTCAAGGGCAAGCAGGTGGACGCGATCCTTGTGCCGCAGCCCTTTCCCGGCGCGGCCGAGGCGGCCGGCTTCGGCAAGATTCTCGCCTGGGCCGGTGATCTCTATCCGTGGCAGATCGCGGCGGTCTTCTACTCGAAGGGCTTCGCGGCGGATCGGTCCCGGGCGGTGGCCTTCATGAAGGGGTACGCCAAGGCTTCCCGCTACTACTTCGACGCGGCCCTCGTCCAGAAGGACGGCAAGGTCGTGCCCGGCACGGCATACGAGGAGGTCGTGGACATCACCGCGCGCTACACGGGGGCCAAGCCCGAGGTGATCAAGCTCGGCCTCCCGTACCAGGACCGCAACGGCCGCCTCCTCGTCCCCGACATCGAGAAGCAGATCGCGTGGTGGGTCAAGCACGGCTTCATGAAGGAGGCGCTGCCCGTCAAGGACGTCATAGATCCCTCTTTCCTGGAAGAGGCGCTCAAGCAGCTGGGCGGGTGAGCGGCGCCGCGACCTCGCGTTGCCGCGTCCGTATCCCCCTGCTATGATTCTCGGGTTGTGATTTCGCCCTTCAAGAAAGTCCTCATCGCCAACCGCGGCGAGATCGCGGTGCGCGTCATCCGGGCCTGCCGCGAGCTCGGCATCGCCACCGTCGCCGTCTACTCGGAGGCGGACCGCGAGTCGCTCCACGTGCTCATGGCCGACGAGGCCGTCGCCATCGGGCCGCCGGCGCCCGCCGAGAGCTACCTGGCGATCGACCGCGTCGTGGCGGCCGCGCGCGCGACGGGCGCCGACGCCGTGCACCCGGGCTACGGTTTCCTCGCCGAGAACGCGGCCTTCGCGGAGGCCTGCGTCGGCGCCGGCCTCGTCTTCATCGGGCCGCCGCCGTCCGCCATCCGCGCCATGGGCGACAAGGTGGCGGCCCGGCGCACGGCGAATCGCCTGGGTGTGCCGGTGGTGCCGGGCACCGAGACGCCCGTCACCGACGACGCGGAAGCCGCGCGTGTCGCCGCCACCGTGGGCTATCCCGTCATGATCAAGGCGGCGATGGGCGGGGGCGGGAAGGGCATGCGCCTCGTGCGCGCCGCCGGCGAGCTCGCGGGCGCCCTCCGCGCCGCCCGCAGCGAGGCGGGCGGCGCCTTCGGCGACTCCTCCGTGTACATCGAGCGCTACGTCGAGGAGCCGCGCCACATCGAGATCCAGGTGCTCGCGGACGCGCACGGCACCGTGCTCCACCTCGGCGAGCGCGAGTGCTCCATCCAGCGGCGGCACCAGAAGCTCGTGGAGGAATCGCCTTCGCCCTTCGTGAGCGCCGAGATGCGCCGGCAGATGGGCGAGGCCGCCTGCCGGCTCGCCGCCGCGGTGGGCTACGTCAACGCCGGGACGGTGGAGTTCCTGGTCGACCG
The Candidatus Methylomirabilota bacterium genome window above contains:
- the accC gene encoding acetyl-CoA carboxylase biotin carboxylase subunit, translated to MISPFKKVLIANRGEIAVRVIRACRELGIATVAVYSEADRESLHVLMADEAVAIGPPAPAESYLAIDRVVAAARATGADAVHPGYGFLAENAAFAEACVGAGLVFIGPPPSAIRAMGDKVAARRTANRLGVPVVPGTETPVTDDAEAARVAATVGYPVMIKAAMGGGGKGMRLVRAAGELAGALRAARSEAGGAFGDSSVYIERYVEEPRHIEIQVLADAHGTVLHLGERECSIQRRHQKLVEESPSPFVSAEMRRQMGEAACRLAAAVGYVNAGTVEFLVDRQGAFYFLEMNTRLQVEHPVTELVTGRDLVKEQLRIAAGEKLAFGQDDVTWRGWAIECRINAEDPLAGFVPSPGRIAGLRVPGGPWVRDDSGVYAGATVPRFYDTLMAKLIVWGPDREAAIARMRRALSEYRITGVRSTIPVLERIMADGEFVAGRLHTGFMERLLGAGIGGGAGRRRLALVAATLAAYEQGERRAPAPPSTMPSVWTQSGRSWTRPR
- a CDS encoding ABC transporter substrate-binding protein translates to MTRLLTPLAAALLMTAFFLAPMATEAQTKVKVGVLKLTSSAPIFVGVEKGFFKEFGVEPELVYFQAAVPIATALAAGQIEVGATGLTAALYNIVLQGEKLWIVADKGREWPGFPLVGIMVQKELWDAGTLRSIRDLKGRSIGVTQLGSTFHFQIGNILEKEGLALSDVRIVPLQAIPATVEALKGKQVDAILVPQPFPGAAEAAGFGKILAWAGDLYPWQIAAVFYSKGFAADRSRAVAFMKGYAKASRYYFDAALVQKDGKVVPGTAYEEVVDITARYTGAKPEVIKLGLPYQDRNGRLLVPDIEKQIAWWVKHGFMKEALPVKDVIDPSFLEEALKQLGG